From Fusarium fujikuroi IMI 58289 draft genome, chromosome FFUJ_chr07, a single genomic window includes:
- a CDS encoding related to transporter protein HOL1: MGLDDNSPQPRSDFVPGTVLLVDFDGTLDTRHAQGHRDIVLVPTPSDDPDDPLNWSRWRKTLLMATLCVYCLAIGIASAAIYSVLVPISAATGLTVSDLNSGTGYMFLTFGWGCLIWQPLAQKFGKRPVYLLSLLGTTGIMIWAPHATTNGQWIANKVLQGTFGAPVESLCEISVSDAYFAHERGTYIAYYALFLGGSNFVAPVISGFINDGQGWEWVLHWRAIFNAIAFVICLFFMEETKYNRKATPLHLNDTVNISKPVESASDAKEELESQTTSNIDVVNGTVLPSSKTFLDKMKIFRSEHVQDSVPLKGMLIRPFKYFSLPIVVFCGFMYGAVVCYFNVLNGTASIILSAPPYSFKPSSVGLCYIATVIGVFIGSFFSGPMGDKLVLNLTRRNSGIREPEHRLWLYAVLLLLVPGALLLWGVGAAHQVHWSGLLIAMGILGAAITAGCQLPLSYCIDCYTELGSDAIVTIILIRNTMSFAIGYGVTPWVTGMGYQNAFLVAAFVAMAQFSLAFVFIKYGKQLRRSSTASYFKYLEQVKNDGLIH, encoded by the exons ATGGGATTAGATGACAACTCGCCACAGCCCAGGTCGGACTTTGTTCCTGGAACGGTCCTCCTTGTTGACTTTGATGGCACCTTGGATACTCGCCATGCTCAAGGTCACCGAGATATCGTTCTCGTACCTACACCGTCTGACGATCCAGATGATCCTTTGAACTGGAGCAGGTGGAGAAAGACTCTGCTCATGGCAACTCTATGCGT ATACTGCCTTGCCATTGGTATTGCTTCGGCCGCGATTTATTCCGTTCTTGTTCCAATCTCAGCTGCCACTGGTCTTACTGTCAGTGATCTGAACTCTGGCACCGGATACatgttcttgacctttggtTGGGGATGTCTGATCTGGCAGCCTTTGGCACAGAAGTTCGGCAAACGCCCTGTGTATCTTCTGTCATTATTGGGAACAACT GGAATCATGATCTGGGCCCCGCATGCAACCACGAACGGCCAATGGATCGCCAACAAGGTTCTCCAAGGTACCTTTGGCGCTCCGGTTGAGTCGCTCTGCGAGATATCCGTATCCGATGCT TACTTTGCCCACGAAAGAGGTACCTATATCGCTTACTATGCTCTGTTCCTCGGAGGCTCAAACTTTGTCGCACCTGTCATCTCTGGCTTCATCAACGACGGACAAGGTTGGGAATGGGTGCTG CATTGGcgtgccatcttcaacgcaATCGCTTTCGTCATCTGCCTGTTCTTCATGGAAGAGACAAAGTATAACCGAAAGGCCACTCCACTCCATCTCAACGACACTGTCAATATCAGCAAACCAGTCGAGTCTGCGAGCGATGCCAAGGAAGAACTAGAGTCTCAGACTACATCGAATATCGATGTAGTCAACGGCACCGTTCTCCCCTCCTCCAAGACATTCctcgacaagatgaagatcttCCGAAGCGAGCATGTTCAAGACAGCGTTCCCTTAAAGGGCATGCTCATTAGACCCTTCAAGTACTTCTCCTTGCCCATTGTTGTGTTTTGTGGCTTCATGTACGGTGCTGTTGTTTGCTACTTTAATGTCCTCAACGGTACAGCGTCGATCATTCTCTCAGCTCCTCCTTATTCATTCAAGCCAAGCTCTGTTGGTCTTTGCTATATCGCTACTGTTATTGGAGTCTTTATCGG ATCATTCTTCTCTGGCCCAATGGGAGATAAGCTCGTCCTAAACCTGACCCGCCGTAACAGCGGCATCCGCGAGCCTGAACACCGCCTCTGGCTTTATGCTGTTCTGCTACTACTTGTACCAGGTGCACTACTACTCTGGGGCGTTGGGGCTGCTCATCAAGTTCACTGGTCAGGGCTCTTGATCGCCATGGGCATATTAGGTGCTGCAATCACTGCAGGCTGTCAGCTTCCTCTAAGCTACTGTATCGACTGCTATACCGAACTTGGCTCTGACGCCATTGTAACCATCATTCTGATTCGCAACACCATGAGCTTCGCTATTGGCTATGG TGTCACCCCCTGGGTTACAGGAATGGGATATCAGAACGCCTTTCTTGTCGCTGCCTTTGTTGCAATGGCGCAGTTTTCTCTGGCCTTTGTGTTCATCAAGTATGGTAAGCAACTTCGACGAAGCAGTACTGCGAGCTATTTCAAGTACCTCGAGCAGGTCAAGAACGACGGTCTCATTCATTAG
- a CDS encoding related to cytochrome P450 monooxygenase (lovA): protein MAFLSSPLGLGVSIIAILVGAIIFANKKPKFPIINKYSKDFFHRQANHEYKTNARKLLKDGAAKHGENPFAILVPNGIKTILPPSCVGWAKNNKDLDHQQLARDEYFASYPGFDVQHVLHHPNRMVINMVQGKLSKTDKTLPIMNEHIKTGLSEIWGENKSWKTLNWEDGTTGVISRAAASIFVGPELAADPEWQKVSRAYVLDYFGAVGEMHLWPSWLRWLVVWYLPGASTCRAGLKRAREMVNKVVQKRRQEEEQAKLNGKEAPAYYDALAWTLESPLGNEFEPADVQLALAMAALFTTSELFRQILIEIARRPEVAKHLRQEIEDAAPNHDFTAASLVKMQLLDSFMKETQRQIPLLVILERLVIRDTRLPDGTLLEKGTHIAIDSREMYDPAKFENPEKFDAWRFYKRRQAGDNTSLFVQSSPEHAQFGMGKHLCPGRFFAGSELKLCLAHIILKYDLRLKDGCFGKPMQFGFLSATDPYTQLEVRRR from the exons CCAAAGACTTCTTCCACCGTCAGGCGAATCACGAGTACAAGACCAACGCCAGAAAGCTACTCAAAGATGGTGCTGCCAAGCATGGCGAGAACCCCTTTGCCATCTTGGTCCCAAACGGTATCAAGACAATTCTGCCACCTTCTTGTGTCGGTtgggccaagaacaacaaagaCCTAGACCACCAGCAACTCGCCAGAGACGAATACTTTGCTAGCTACCCTGGTTTCGATGTTCAGCATGTCTTGCATCACCCGAATAGGATGGTCATCAACATGGTCCAGGGAAAGCTATCCAAAACTGACAAGACTCTGCCTATCATGAATGAACACATTAAGACAGGTTTGTCTGAAATTTGGGGAGAGAACAAGTCTTGGAAGACACTCAACTGGGAAGATGGAACTACTGGAGTTATTTCTCGTGCAGCTGCATCCATCTTTGTCGGACCGGAACTCGCTGCTGACCCAGAATGGCAAAAGGTGTCGAGGGCTTATGTTTTGGATTACTTTGGAGCTGTTGGGGAAATGCATTTATGGCCCTCGTGGTTGAGATGGCTGGTTGTTTGGTATCTTCCTGGTGCCTCAACTTGCCGTGCTGGTCTGAAGCGAGCGCGTGAGATGGTGAACAAGGTCGTTCAGAAAAGACgacaagaggaagagcaggCGAAGCTCAACGGAAAGGAGGCTCCCGCTTACTACGATGCCCTTGCTTGGACTCTTGAATCGCCGCTCGGAAATGAGTTTGAACCTGCGGATGTTCAGCTTGCTCTGGCCATGGCCGCTCTATTTACCACTTCAGAGCTTTTTAGACAGATTCTCATTGAGATTGCTCGTCGCCCTGAGGTTGCTAAGCATCTGAGACAAGAGATCGAGGACGCCGCACCGAATCACGACTTTACCGCTGCGTCGCTCGTCAAAATGCAGTTACTCGATAGTTTCATGAAGGAAACCCAGAGACAAATCCCCTTGCTAG TGATATTGGAGAGATTGGTCATCCGCGACACCCGGCTTCCCGACGGTACTCTTCTCGAGAAAGGTACGCACATCGCCATCGATTCTCGAGAGATGTACGATCCCGCCAAGTTCGAGAACCCCGAAAAGTTTGATGCTTGGCGTTTCTACAAACGACGACAAGCTGGTGATAACACAAGCCTGTTCGTGCAGTCAAGCCCGGAGCATGCTCAGTTCGGTATGGGCAAGCACCTGTGCCCTGGAAGGTTTTTTGCTGGCAGCGAGTTGAAGCTTTGCCTGGCTCACATCATACTCAAGTATGACCTTAGATTGAAGGACGGGTGCTTTGGAAAACCTATGCAGTTTGGCTTTTTGAGTGCGACTGATCCATATACCCAGCTGGAGGTTCGGAGAAGATAG